One window of Pocillopora verrucosa isolate sample1 chromosome 9, ASM3666991v2, whole genome shotgun sequence genomic DNA carries:
- the LOC131793662 gene encoding forkhead box protein O3-like — protein MDETANLEERRDNRPRSNTWPLPDPSEFTKSEREVDQPSLKQLNDGPKKSSRKNAWGNLSYADLITQAIQSSSEQRLTLSQIYDWMVNTVPYFRDKGDSNSSAGWKNSIRHNLSLHSKFVRVQNEGNGKSSWWMLNPDAKGGKTSRRRSGSLDSAPKSERKRGRTKKEKIKEEDGESPSSPRLSVNRARDGRANSPGNVSPTNSSSSDSLLTIPESESPLPFPLSESFARPRTSSNASTVSSLGGRLSPIPAHVDELELSVEDQHLPPGNFNISSPPNPAAEELTQMADSMSLNSLAAENRLKQTLTQVQPSLLPSEPPHNELAITASNGMNSSISNSFDTSYNRSGYLQPIQHPQQSLSPEIHSPQNIPPSQPTFRDRRVYSQPLQPRFQRRNYQSPPERQNTTPARVNDIFCRDQEMEVQHAPENMFQNFQPSYVNGNQCGVNSIPQNHQTFNSYTDPFIQHVGAGSLIMENGLHSMQGHPFTRDVRMTNNNQLEFMNEKFPSDLELDAFHGDLDCDIESIIYDELNMGDGGFDINLEQFINQLPNVGELRSGLY, from the exons ATGGATGAGACGGCAAATCTAGAGGAAAGGCGAGACAACCGTCCTCGCTCGAATACTTGGCCCCTCCCGGACCCTTCAGAATTCACAAAATCTGAACGAGAAGTCGATCAGCCGAGCTTGAAACAACTCAACGACGGACCGAAGAAAAGTTCGCGAAAAAATGCCTGGGGAAACTTGTCGTATGCAGACTTGATAACCCAAGCGATTCAGAGCTCCTCAGAGCAGCGGTTGACACTTTCACAGATTTACGACTGGATGGTGAACACAGTTCCCTATTTCAGGGACAAGGGAGACAGCAACAGTTCGGCTGGTTGGAAG AATTCAATTCGACACAATTTGTCCTTGCATAGCAAGTTTGTTAGAGTACAAAACGAGGGCAATGGCAAGAGCTCCTGGTGGATGCTTAACCCCGATGCGAAAGGAGGCAAAACGAGTCGTAGGCGTTCAGGCTCTCTTGATTCGGCCCCTAAATCAGAGAGAAAGCGAGGGCGAacgaaaaaggagaaaattaaagaagaagacGGCGAGTCTCCTTCAAGTCCTCGACTGTCGGTGAATCGCGCGCGTGACGGTAGAGCAAACTCTCCGGGGAATGTCTCGCCGACTAACAGTTCTAGTTCTGACTCGTTGCTCACAATCCCAGAGTCCGAGTCGCCGTTACCTTTCCCTCTTAGCGAAAGCTTTGCTCGGCCGCGAACATCATCGAATGCTTCGACAGTTAGCAGTCTTGGTGGTCGTTTGTCTCCCATACCGGCTCATGTGGATGAACTTGAACTATCCGTCGAAGATCAGCATTTACCTCCGGGTAATTTCAACATCTCCAGCCCCCCGAATCCAGCTGCTGAGGAACTTACACAAATGGCTGACTCTATGAGTTTGAACTCGTTAGCAGCGGAAAATAGATTAAAACAGACTTTAACACAAGTACAACCATCGTTACTTCCGTCAGAACCGCCACATAATGAGCTCGCTATCACTGCATCAAACGGTATGAATTCCAGCATTTCGAACAGTTTTGACACTAGTTATAATAGAAGTGGATATTTACAACCCATTCAACACCCTCAGCAGTCTCTCAGCCCAGAAATACACTCCCCTCAGAATATTCCACCTTCACAACCGACCTTCCGAGATCGGCGTGTATACTCGCAACCCCTACAGCCTCGCTTTCAGCGACGCAACTATCAAAGTCCACCTGAGCGGCAGAACACTACACCAGCTCGAGTGAACGACATTTTCTGTCGCGATCAAGAGATGGAAGTGCAGCATGCACCGGAGAATATGTTTCAGAACTTTCAGCCAAGTTATGTTAATGGAAACCAGTGTGGCGTTAATAGCATACCTCAGAACCATCAGACCTTTAACAGTTACACCGATCCCTTCATTCAGCATGTCGGGGCAGGTTCACTCATCATGGAAAATGGACTTCATTCTATGCAAGGACATCCATTCACTAGAGATGTTAGAATGACAAATAATAATCAACTGGAATTTATGAATGAAAAGTTCCCAAGTGATTTAGAACTGGATGCCTTTCATGGCGATCTTGACTGTGACATAGAGAGCATTATATATGATGAACTAAATATGGGAGATGGAGGCTTTGATATCAACTTGGAGCAATTTATCAACCAGCTGCCTAATGTAGGAGAGTTGCGTAGTGGTCTCTACTAA